The following proteins come from a genomic window of Motilibacter peucedani:
- a CDS encoding antibiotic biosynthesis monooxygenase codes for MIGVLFVTRHRVPVSEAAAFADAAQVAVDALAARPGFVSAQVGRCLDDAELWVLTSTWATIGAGRRAMSSGETRVALMPVMVSALDEPSAFDIAVPR; via the coding sequence ATGATCGGCGTGCTGTTCGTGACGCGCCACCGCGTACCCGTGTCCGAGGCGGCGGCGTTCGCCGACGCCGCCCAGGTCGCGGTCGACGCGCTCGCCGCGCGCCCGGGGTTCGTCTCCGCGCAGGTCGGCCGCTGCCTCGACGACGCCGAGCTCTGGGTGCTGACCAGCACCTGGGCCACCATCGGGGCCGGGCGTCGGGCGATGAGCTCGGGCGAGACCCGGGTGGCGCTGATGCCGGTCATGGTCAGCGCGCTCGACGAGCCCTCTGCCTTCGACATCGCGGTGCCGCGCTAG